The following are encoded together in the Leptidea sinapis chromosome 29, ilLepSina1.1, whole genome shotgun sequence genome:
- the LOC126973493 gene encoding uncharacterized protein LOC126973493, with product MDEAGHSVLLKFLGRSPKMSDGISSQVPGEQKLRGATESETDEQKEMTSFHYDPVLTVTTEETSFNNGGMRVQKITVSEDISDSKSGVEIHRSLEVTKGEEKMPGVNQDTAISDDSSSISKQQQQQDKPQDEKKPRTRIPMHNFRRIVRKATEDINLSHQTVREISRIQKNKSSIPRFKDERITPSINIQKQETETPRTDEEFDKIFEEVVINQKSVDSPPLFKDPKTLETKFEEIIHAYDENESKPIKIEKTVLTKIPLLKRKSECEMDVPVQNAKNSVKSSTELAPKSLTTIQVSETKASAKTLTKNLFEKNEQNAHIDVECNTVSNVELLTTESHQKYCNQFTNMNHELIQSDTIKKFKEHDNDKQSDNGDITFDKSSKDLYASTSIIKEDDSDIIDSNASLKTKENSAVCTVVNKLEETSLTNNRYETTSIEDEADIVEKETVLVEKPVFDNICDKLQDNYNRKEEKLSKGDETVQTAIANVVDVANVQSLQENTCRYDTKIDSNVTILEESTSVPESTLAVNLVEYATSNDPKEIGQQKNKNIKEDNIHSNSDDVNSNFESINKTLEINENKMRNKTLANANIKNKLNFGEPMHTTLSRVDVISQNSTDDGEINIENLKISNNTAILAKEPNVNNKAAENLNQCLLSESISSEINNKTNTTRINITVISDVESVNNMEERQTSSFKNERHMKQKPKLDKSMIKEILNSDLKEEDILIIKGKVNRIKSRLDSRDDSLNLNKEIVNEVPKKLVVSKIAMFEKIDLKDDVKNKCRDSFSRIDRDKPRIVDEIRKPQITSKFAAVTKFPDQKTINYPAIKSSKYETLPAVNKIMGYNENTISIGLCSKDIKFSKIIGDSFDEELKLTNSAILSRLESRDVLENTKSTNVKINENVVYSQDFQEDNENNGVKIRSVKKIKKRDMRRGLSYTTSEVNKRTVMRRAMSCGGNESDAKKNVKNLVVEMVSLERMDLERKGIIDVREIPKQGSVSEKIALFENKLTPNKIEGTGQAKPGKSNIEENRMTEDELTQKVAELTGARRRFGRRTDMKFIELPDGGKMPAIGLGTALLSKELTKHIVSAAIDLGYRTIDTGYIYGNEKEIGEAINEKIKDGTVKREDLFIISKLWSTFHRKDLVEKACKMSLKAMGVEYFDLYMIHNPMSFKEGNDPLPKIAGVLQYSESDYLDAWYGLEHLIKKGYVKRGGVSNFNSAQLDRVIDKGRIKPVVNQVECHPYLTQHRLREFCESRCVKLSTYGVLGSKGTPVELKSGLPPVIDDAMVVVMAAGLNVTPAQLLISYQLHSEHSVVVKSTSAAHLWSNLQSLDVKLDPSHIAALNALNRNKRNFTFIGMGDTHRNYPFRIPF from the exons ATGGACGAAGCAGGACATAGTGTTTTGTTGAAGTTCCTCGGACGAAG ccCAAAAATGTCCGACGGAATATCATCACAAGTACCAGGCGAACAGAAGCTCCGTGGGGCTACCGAGAGCGAGACAGACGAACAGAAAGAGATGACATCATTTCACTATGATCCCGTTCTTACAGTCACTACAGAAGAAACATCCTTCAACAATGGTGGCATGAGAGTGCAAAAGATTACAGTGTCAGAAGACATATCG GATAGCAAATCTGGTGTAGAAATCCATCGCTCTTTGGAAGTTACAAAGGGCGAGGAGAAGATGCCAGGTGTAAATCAAGATACGGCAATAAGTGACGATAGCAGCAGTATTTCAAAACAACAGCAACAACAAG ATAAACCGCAAGATGAGAAAAAGCCTCGAACAAGAATACCAATGCATAACTTCAGGCGCATCGTGAGAAAGGCCACTGAAGATATAAATTTATCGCATCAAACTGTACGGGAG ATTTCcagaattcaaaaaaataaatcatcaaTACCCCGATTTAAAGATGAAAGAATCACACCCTCAATCAATATACAAAAGCAAGAAACAGAGACGCCAAGAACTGACGAAGAATTCGACAAAATATTCGAAGAAGTagtaataaatcaaaaaagtgTTGACAGTCCACCATTGTTCAAAGATCCAAAGACACTTGAGACAAAATTTGAGGAAATAATCCACGCATATGATGAAAATGAAAGCAAACCAATAAAAATTGAGAAAACTGTACTTACTAAGATACCTTTGTTAAAACGGAAAAGTGAGTGTGAAATGGATGTTCCAGTACAGAATGCAAAAAACTCTGTTAAATCATCAACAGAACTTGCTCCAAAAAGTTTAACAACAATTCAGGTAAGCGAGACTAAAGCTAGTGCAAAAACATTGACTAAAAACTTGTTTGAAAAAAATGAACAGAATGCTCATATTGACGTCGAGTGTAACACTGTAAGTAATGTAGAACTCTTAACCACAGAATCCCACCAGAAATATTGTAATCAATTTACAAATATGAATCATGAACTGATACAAAgtgatacaataaaaaaattcaaagaacATGACAATGACAAACAAAGTGATAATGGGGATATTACATTTGATAAGTCATCCAAAGATTTATATGCATCTACGAGTATAATCAAAGAAGATGACAGCGACATAATAGATTCCAATGCTTCactgaaaacaaaagaaaattctGCAGTGTGTACTGTTGTCAACAAACTAGAAGAAACATCCTTGACAAACAACAGATATGAAACAACAAGTATTGAAGATGAAGCTGATATAGTAGAAAAAGAAACAGTGTTAGTTGAAAAACCAGTATTTGACAACATTTGTGACAAACTGCAAGATAACTATAATAGAAAAGAAGAGAAGTTAAGCAAAGGAGATGAAACTGTTCAAACTGCAATAGCCAATGTTGTAGACGTAGCTAATGTACAAAGTTTACAAGAAAATACATGTAGATACGATACTAAAATTGATTCAAATGTAACTATTTTAGAAGAATCAACAAGTGTACCTGAAAGTACACTAGCGGTGAATTTAGTAGAATATGCTACCTCTAATGATCCTAAAGAAATTGGACagcaaaaaaataagaatataaaagAAGATAATATTCATTCTAATTCTGATGATGTCAATAGTAATTTTGAAAGTATCAATAAAACTTTAGAGatcaatgaaaataaaatgaggAACAAAACATTAGCAAATGCgaacattaaaaacaaattgaattttGGAGAACCTATGCACACCACACTTTCTCGCGTTGATGTTATATCTCAGAATAGCACTGATGACGgcgaaataaatatagaaaacttAAAGATCTCGAACAATACAGCTATACTTGCAAAAGAACCGAATGTTAATAATAAAGCTgctgaaaatttaaatcaatgtCTTTTGTCTGAATCTATTAGttctgaaattaataataaaaccaatACAACAAGAATTAATATAACCGTAATATCTGATGTTGAGAGTGTAAATAACATGGAAGAGAGACAAACTTCGTCTTTTAAAAATGAAAGACATATGAAACAAAAACCGAAATTAGACAAAAGCATGATCAAAGAAATTTTGAACTCCGACTTAAAAGAAGAAGACATTTTAATCATAAAAGGCAAAGTAAATAGAATTAAAAGCAGATTGGATTCGAGGGACGATAGTCTAAAtctaaataaagaaatagtaaACGAAGTTCCTAAGAAACTTGTTGTATCGAAAATAGCTATGTTTGAG AAAATAGATCTCAAAGatgatgtaaaaaataaatgtcgAGATTCCTTCAGTAGAATAGATAGAGATAAGCCAAGAATTGTGGATGAAATTAGGAAACCGcaaataacttcaaaatttgCAGCAGTAACCAAATTCCCTGaccaaaaaacaattaattatccAGCCATTAAATCTTCAAAATATGAAACTTTACCagctgttaataaaataatgggaTATAATGAAAATACTATATCAATAGGGCTTTGCagtaaagatataaaattttctaaaattattGGTGATTCATTCGATGAAGAATTAAAATTAACCAATAGCGCTATACTTTCCCGATTGGAAAGTAGAGATGTACTAGAGAATACAAAAAGTACCAACgtaaaaatcaatgaaaatgtAGTTTACTCTCAAGATTTCCAAGAAGATAATGAGAATAATGGTGTTAAAATTAgaagtgttaaaaaaataaaaaaaagggatATGAGGAGGGGTTTATCGTACACAACTAGTGAAGTGAATAAAAGAACTGTAATGCGTAGAGCTATGTCATGTGGAGGTAATGAAAGTGATGCCAAGAAAAACGTGAAGAATCTAGTTGTGGAAATGGTTTCACTGGAGCGTATGGATTTGGAAAGGAAAGGTATTATTGATGTTAGAGAGATACCAAAGCAAGGCTCGGTGTCCGAGAAGATTGCTCTTTTTGAG AATAAGCTAACCCCAAATAAAATAGAAGGAACTGGCCAAGCTAAGCCTGGAAAGTCAAATATTGAAGAAAACAGGATGACTGAAGACGAGCTAACACAGAAAGTGGCAGAGCTTACAGGCGCCCGGAGACGTTTCGGAAGACGAACTGATATGAAGTTTATAGAACTGCCAGATGGAGGGAAGATGCCAGCTATAGGTCTTGGAACTGCATTG CTTAGCAAAGAACTTACAAAACATATTGTAAGTGCTGCCATAGACCTCGGCTATCGCACCATAGACACAGGGTATATTTACGgaaatgaaaaagaaatagGTGAAGCGATCAATGAAAAGATAAAGGATGGAACGGTGAAGCG CGaagatttgtttataatatcgAAGCTGTGGAGCACATTCCATCGTAAGGATCTGGTGGAGAAGGCATGCAAGATGTCCCTCAAGGCGATGGGAGTCGAGTACTTTGATCTGTACATGATACACAATCCAATGTCTTTTAAG GAAGGCAACGACCCGTTACCGAAAATCGCAGGAGTGCTTCAGTACTCTGAATCCGATTATTTAGACGCATGGTACGGGCTTGAACACCTCATCAAAAAGGGGTACGTGAAGCGCGGAGGAGTCAGCAACTTCAACTCGGCACAACTCGATAGAGTTATTGATAAAGGAAGGATCAAGCCCGTTGTCAACCAG GTGGAATGTCACCCTTACTTGACCCAGCATCGTCTGCGGGAGTTCTGCGAGAGTCGCTGTGTCAAGTTGAGCACTTATGGCGTGCTGGGGTCCAAAGGGACGCCAGTTGAGCTGAAGAGCGGTCTACCGCCAGTCATTGATGATGCTATGGTGGTGGTGATGGCTGCCGGGCTCAATGTAACACCAGCACAGCTGCTCATAAG CTACCAGCTGCACTCAGAACACAGCGTGGTTGTGAAGTCAACCTCAGCAGCTCATCTGTGGAGCAACCTTCAGTCTTTGGACGTGAAGCTGGACCCCAGCCACATTGCCGCGCTGAACGCCCTCAACAGAAACAAGAGAAACTTCACTTTCATTGG GATGGGCGATACACACAGGAACTATCCATTTAGAATTCCATTTTAA